Below is a genomic region from Ferribacterium limneticum.
CGACTCGATGACCTGGCTGCTCGAGGGCGAAGGCTACGTCGTCGCCTGCTTCGACTCGGCCGAGAGTTTCCTCAAGGCACGCCGCGACGACATGCGCGGCTGCCTGATCCTTGACGTGCGGATGCCGGAAATGAGCGGCCTCGAACTGCATGAAAAGCTCGATGCCCTCGGCTCCGAATTGCCGGTCATCTTCGTCACCGGCCATGGCGACGTGCCGATGGCCGTCTCGGCGCTGCAGCGCGGCGCCTGCGATTTCATCGAAAAGCCCTTCCACAACGAGGATCTGCTCTCGCGTATCGTTCGCGCCCTGGAGCTGGACGCCCAGCTATCGGCCCGTCGCCAGCGCAACGGGGCGATCAGCCACCGCCTTGATCAGCTGACCCAGCGCGAAAGCGAAGTCATGAAACTGGTCGTCGCCGGCAAGCTCAACAAGCAGATCGCCGACGAACTGAACATCAGCATGAAAACCGTCGAAGCCCACCGGGCGCGGGTAATGGAGAAAATGGGTGTGCGCACCCTGGCCGAACTGGTCAAGGCCGTGGTGACGGTTAACTGAAAACGCCCGGGCTAACGGCTCAGAGCGGGATGATGTCGTCGCCGCCGGTGCCGAAATGGCCTTCGTAGTGCTTAAGCTGGCGAACCTGCTTGCGACGCAGCAGCTTTTCCTGAACCTTGGGCGGCAGGTCGGTGAACATGATCAGATCCTTGGCGATGAGCAGTTCGATGGTGTCTTCGATGACCCGGACGAAATCGCGGTCCAGTTCATGGAGTTCGTTCTGCCGCCAGCGTTCGTGGATGAACTGCAAGACCTCGGGATGATCGGCCGGCAAGGCTTCGCTGGCGTCGCCGATGGGCATCGGGTGCGCTTCGCAAATGTTGCCCTTGCTATCTCTCGCCACGTAAAGCATGCCCATTCCCCTCTCGATTGATCGACGCAGTCTGCATGAGCCGATCGCGATTTGCAATTGATCCGGCCGGAAAGGCCCGGTATCAGTAGTTCCTGACCGGCGCCTTGATCGGCATTTTGGGCGTGCCAAAGTAAGTAGCCGGCGGCGCCTTGAAGCCGACCGCCTTACCCTTGCCTTTTTCATCGACGATGATCGTTGCCGACTGCTCCTGTGGCTTCTTGCGGCTGGCGGTAATTTCCATCGTCACCGCCCGCGCCGGCATCGGCCGATCCATTTCGGCGCGCACGATGCGCACCCGTTCGGTCGCAATGCGCTTGTCGATAACGTTGGTCGACATGCTCCGCTCGACCAGCTTTTCGCGCATACTGAGTAGTTCTTCGAGCTCCTTCGAACTGCGCATCGAACGCACCGGCGCCCCCCATTTTTCCTTGGGCTGGCTGACCGCGATGTTGAACTCCTCCGGATTGGTCACCATGCGCGCCAGTTCCAGCCGATCGTGGCGCATTGCCCACTCCAGCGCACCGTCGCCCCAGTCGTTCTTCGGCGTCCGGTCGGCACCTTTTTCGATCAGCTTGCGGGCCAGCCCCTGGTGGCCTTCATACACCGCCATCATCAGCACGCTCGAGCCGTTGGTGCTCAGGGCGTTGATGTCGGCTCCCTGGTCGATCAGAAAATCGGCGACTTCGGTGTGCCCGGCGAAAACCGCGTAATGCAGCGCCGACCATTGCCGGGCCGGCGCATTGATGCGCGCCCCGCGCTCAATCAGCCATTTGACCATCTCCAGATTGCCGCGCCAGGCGGCCAGCGCAATGGCCGATTCGCCATTCGAATTCAGTTTGTTGATGTCGGCCCCGCGCGCCAGGAACAGACGCATGAGATCCGGCTTGCCTTCCCAGGCACCGATCATCAGGCCCGAACCGATCCGGCTG
It encodes:
- a CDS encoding response regulator transcription factor; this encodes MNNLTQTIYVVDDDEAMRDSMTWLLEGEGYVVACFDSAESFLKARRDDMRGCLILDVRMPEMSGLELHEKLDALGSELPVIFVTGHGDVPMAVSALQRGACDFIEKPFHNEDLLSRIVRALELDAQLSARRQRNGAISHRLDQLTQRESEVMKLVVAGKLNKQIADELNISMKTVEAHRARVMEKMGVRTLAELVKAVVTVN
- a CDS encoding ankyrin repeat domain-containing protein yields the protein MGFLLSASAPVFSADALPDPVAFTVRMELGDVGQAESWLDAGLPPDFMGSRIGSGLMIGAWEGKPDLMRLFLARGADINKLNSNGESAIALAAWRGNLEMVKWLIERGARINAPARQWSALHYAVFAGHTEVADFLIDQGADINALSTNGSSVLMMAVYEGHQGLARKLIEKGADRTPKNDWGDGALEWAMRHDRLELARMVTNPEEFNIAVSQPKEKWGAPVRSMRSSKELEELLSMREKLVERSMSTNVIDKRIATERVRIVRAEMDRPMPARAVTMEITASRKKPQEQSATIIVDEKGKGKAVGFKAPPATYFGTPKMPIKAPVRNY